In the Nitrospirota bacterium genome, one interval contains:
- a CDS encoding tetratricopeptide repeat protein, with protein MIFRCVILLLLLLPSLSFADSKKVFSENSRSIVLVKAYSDKGEDLTEGTGFFASADGAIVTNYHVIGIADKVRVWSGSRELQVEGVIYADKENDLVILKAKGSSFPAVRFADAGKINSKDQVYLISASTEAGNTIHEGVFDGYRTTPSGTKAIHITAPASHGESGSPVFTKDGAVIGIVTFLIKRAERIILAMPASLITEKISDRNIASLDKTIKNYKKTADYWFYLGYFLIQVKADKEAAQVLREAIRLKPGFAEAHYYLGIACEKLDRNKEAIKAYKEAVRLSPDFTDAHFSLGVIYGKKGMYKESLDALKQAIRLDNDFPDAYYYMGIAYANLGMFKEGIEANKQAVKLKPDFADAYYNLGIANQKTGNYKDAISSLQQAVKLKPGFAEAHYYLGILYLTSNNKTAAIESHNILKVLNKELAGKLFKLIYG; from the coding sequence GTGATCTTCAGATGTGTTATTCTGTTGCTGCTGCTCCTGCCTTCTCTCTCTTTTGCCGACAGCAAAAAGGTCTTCAGCGAGAACAGCAGGTCTATCGTGCTGGTCAAGGCATACAGCGATAAAGGCGAAGACCTCACCGAAGGCACTGGATTTTTTGCAAGCGCTGACGGCGCGATAGTTACGAATTATCATGTGATAGGCATCGCTGATAAGGTCAGGGTTTGGTCGGGCAGCAGGGAGCTTCAGGTTGAAGGCGTAATTTATGCTGACAAGGAGAATGACCTCGTTATTCTCAAGGCAAAAGGCAGCAGCTTTCCGGCGGTCAGATTTGCGGATGCCGGAAAAATAAATAGCAAAGATCAGGTCTATCTTATCAGCGCTTCAACCGAAGCCGGGAACACGATCCATGAAGGTGTTTTTGATGGATATAGGACAACGCCGTCCGGGACAAAGGCCATTCATATCACCGCGCCTGCTTCGCACGGAGAGAGCGGCAGCCCTGTATTCACTAAAGACGGAGCGGTCATCGGCATCGTAACCTTTCTCATTAAAAGGGCAGAGCGTATCATCCTTGCGATGCCTGCGTCTCTCATAACAGAAAAGATATCAGACAGGAATATCGCTTCTCTCGACAAGACGATCAAAAACTATAAGAAGACCGCGGACTACTGGTTTTACTTAGGCTATTTTCTTATTCAGGTAAAGGCGGACAAAGAGGCTGCACAGGTCTTAAGAGAGGCGATACGCCTGAAGCCCGGTTTTGCCGAGGCGCATTATTATTTAGGCATAGCCTGTGAAAAGTTAGACAGAAATAAAGAGGCGATCAAAGCATACAAAGAGGCTGTCAGATTGTCGCCTGATTTTACTGACGCGCACTTCAGCCTCGGTGTCATATACGGCAAGAAGGGCATGTACAAAGAATCGCTGGACGCGCTGAAGCAGGCGATAAGGCTGGATAATGATTTCCCTGATGCATATTATTACATGGGCATCGCATACGCTAATCTTGGGATGTTCAAGGAAGGTATCGAGGCCAACAAGCAGGCAGTCAAGCTGAAGCCGGATTTTGCGGATGCCTATTACAACCTCGGAATCGCCAATCAAAAAACAGGGAACTATAAAGATGCGATATCTTCACTGCAGCAGGCTGTGAAGCTTAAACCGGGTTTTGCCGAGGCGCATTACTATCTCGGAATATTATATTTGACCTCGAACAACAAGACCGCAGCAATTGAAAGTCATAATATCCTGAAGGTGCTGAACAAGGAATTGGCAGGGAAGTTATTTAAGTTGATATACGGATAA
- a CDS encoding DUF3037 domain-containing protein produces the protein MKTPYTFSILRYVHDIVTGEFVNVGVILFAPKAKYLSASCTTRYSRISKIFSNFDSEHFRKSVRYIQATIEEEGERLINELPFNESPTSAKGFAAQILPIDDSSLQFSPEGYGLTDKPEKTLEQIFTRYVDKYYEKAERASRTDDDVWRVYKKPFEEKRILHYLESHKIIGSNYEHEFHYSWKNEKWHINEPISFDLIDSNEVIDKAHKWLGRLESLYDGGEPFAFNVLLGSPRDSMVRSAYDKAQNILHKMPCNHSFIKEEEADDFAENLRKEIEAHTQ, from the coding sequence ATGAAAACACCTTATACTTTTTCGATATTAAGATATGTTCATGATATTGTGACTGGAGAATTTGTCAACGTAGGTGTCATATTGTTTGCACCCAAGGCAAAGTATCTGAGCGCTTCATGTACTACACGATACAGCCGTATATCGAAGATTTTCTCGAACTTTGATAGTGAGCACTTCCGCAAGAGCGTCAGATATATTCAGGCAACAATTGAAGAAGAAGGGGAAAGGCTGATAAACGAGCTTCCATTTAATGAATCACCAACCAGTGCCAAAGGTTTTGCTGCGCAGATATTGCCAATAGATGATAGCTCATTACAGTTTTCACCTGAAGGATACGGATTAACAGATAAGCCAGAAAAAACATTGGAACAAATCTTCACCCGTTACGTTGATAAATATTATGAAAAAGCCGAACGTGCCAGCAGAACTGATGATGATGTCTGGAGAGTCTATAAAAAGCCTTTTGAAGAAAAGAGAATCCTGCACTATTTAGAGTCGCATAAAATTATTGGCAGCAATTATGAACATGAATTCCATTATTCGTGGAAGAATGAAAAATGGCATATAAATGAACCTATTTCTTTTGATTTAATAGATTCAAATGAGGTAATTGATAAGGCTCACAAGTGGTTGGGCAGGCTTGAAAGCCTTTATGATGGTGGAGAACCTTTTGCGTTTAATGTACTGCTTGGAAGTCCGCGTGATTCAATGGTTAGATCAGCATATGATAAGGCACAAAACATATTGCACAAAATGCCGTGCAACCACTCTTTTATCAAAGAAGAAGAAGCAGATGATTTTGCTGAAAATCTGAGAAAAGAAATAGAAGCTCACACTCAATAA
- a CDS encoding glycosyltransferase family 39 protein, protein MDTSLFFFINKALQNGFFDLIMPFISNRSYLPFLLIVGYEFSKERKRTLFVLSLCVLAFALGDSSANILKHLFERPRPCHALEGVRLLTACGSSFSFPSGHAVNSFAIAAVFSHFFRRTAFLTFTLAILVAFSRIYIGAHYPSDVLAGAIWGGVTAWVIIDLQQWFAKGYKEKPALTIFIASLIALTFFRYYYIVTGPLDLSPDEAHYWEWARRLDMSYYSKGPMIAWLIGATTWMMGDSLLGVRFFAPLFLGFSSIFVYLLTMDLFHNDEKKEIKACVTALLIQLTPLFSAYGILMTIDSPFIFFWTLSLYLFWKAVSGQGIGNNPPTPPLEKGGKGGFEESSGWVWILLGISIGLGLLTKYTMAFFYICGFFFLIFSKEERRWFSRKEPYIALIVSLLVFSPVIIWNAGHDWVTLKHTAGQAHISEGFKISLKYFFDFIGSQLGVISPLVFLMMMYGAVKNRWSFKAVQNLRFLFWFWFPVLAFFLIKSLQGKVQANWAMHAYITAFIASADYFLNKDMRDKGLKILMASSLLILLIFAVVTYYPSLIKLPVKQDPASRLQGWKELGVKTDEIYDDMRSSAERGVFIFSDKYQVSGELAFYMKSHPVTYNANLGRRMNQYDMWEGFESLTGYDAVFVRDGDENFPHELKDAFGHFEKEIFTVYRKDKNVLRKYVIFKCYNFRGLQKNDFESY, encoded by the coding sequence ATGGATACATCCCTCTTCTTCTTTATAAACAAGGCCCTGCAGAACGGCTTCTTTGACCTTATAATGCCCTTTATCTCTAACAGGTCTTATCTGCCTTTCCTTCTGATAGTCGGTTATGAATTTTCCAAAGAGAGGAAGAGAACGCTCTTTGTCCTCTCTCTCTGCGTTCTGGCATTTGCACTTGGCGATTCGAGCGCAAACATACTCAAACATCTTTTTGAAAGGCCGAGGCCGTGCCATGCCCTTGAAGGCGTCAGGCTCCTGACCGCCTGCGGCAGTTCCTTCTCATTTCCCTCCGGCCACGCGGTCAACTCATTTGCGATAGCGGCCGTGTTTTCGCATTTCTTCAGGCGGACGGCTTTCTTAACTTTTACGTTAGCCATACTCGTCGCCTTCTCCAGAATTTATATCGGCGCTCATTATCCTTCCGATGTATTAGCCGGGGCGATATGGGGAGGCGTGACAGCATGGGTGATAATCGACCTTCAACAATGGTTTGCCAAAGGTTATAAAGAAAAACCTGCCCTAACGATATTCATTGCATCCCTGATCGCCCTGACCTTCTTCCGTTATTACTATATAGTGACAGGCCCGCTTGACCTGAGCCCTGACGAGGCGCACTACTGGGAGTGGGCAAGAAGGCTTGACATGAGCTATTACTCAAAAGGCCCGATGATAGCCTGGCTCATCGGCGCTACTACATGGATGATGGGGGACAGTCTTCTCGGCGTGAGGTTCTTTGCTCCGTTATTTCTGGGCTTCAGCTCCATCTTCGTTTATCTCCTGACGATGGATCTCTTTCATAATGATGAGAAGAAAGAGATCAAGGCATGCGTAACAGCTCTGCTGATCCAGTTAACTCCGTTATTTTCAGCCTACGGCATATTGATGACGATTGATTCTCCTTTCATCTTCTTCTGGACGCTCTCGCTCTATCTCTTCTGGAAGGCTGTAAGTGGACAAGGCATAGGGAATAATCCCCCCACCCCCCCTTTAGAAAAGGGGGGCAAGGGGGGATTTGAAGAAAGTTCCGGATGGGTCTGGATCCTTCTCGGCATCAGTATCGGCCTCGGCCTGCTTACAAAATATACAATGGCATTCTTCTATATCTGCGGCTTCTTCTTTCTCATCTTCTCAAAAGAAGAGCGGAGATGGTTCAGCAGAAAAGAACCGTATATCGCCTTGATTGTCAGCCTTCTTGTCTTCAGCCCCGTCATTATCTGGAATGCGGGACATGATTGGGTCACATTAAAACATACAGCCGGACAGGCGCATATTTCAGAAGGCTTTAAAATATCACTCAAATACTTTTTTGATTTTATCGGTTCACAGTTAGGCGTGATAAGCCCTCTTGTATTCCTTATGATGATGTATGGGGCTGTAAAGAACAGGTGGTCATTTAAGGCTGTCCAGAACCTGCGCTTCCTCTTCTGGTTCTGGTTCCCTGTTCTCGCCTTCTTTTTAATAAAGAGCCTACAGGGAAAGGTGCAGGCGAACTGGGCTATGCACGCTTACATAACCGCATTCATCGCATCTGCGGATTATTTCTTAAATAAAGATATGCGCGATAAAGGGCTCAAAATATTAATGGCAAGCTCACTATTGATTCTGCTCATCTTTGCTGTTGTCACATATTATCCGTCTCTTATAAAACTGCCTGTCAAGCAGGATCCGGCCTCAAGGCTTCAGGGATGGAAAGAACTCGGCGTCAAGACAGATGAGATATATGATGATATGCGCTCTTCAGCAGAGAGAGGGGTCTTTATCTTTTCCGACAAGTACCAGGTCTCAGGCGAACTTGCCTTCTACATGAAATCACACCCCGTTACGTATAATGCAAACCTCGGCAGGAGGATGAACCAGTATGACATGTGGGAGGGATTTGAAAGCCTTACAGGGTATGACGCAGTATTTGTCAGAGATGGAGATGAGAACTTCCCTCATGAACTGAAAGATGCCTTTGGCCATTTTGAGAAAGAGATATTCACGGTTTACAGAAAAGATAAAAACGTCCTGAGAAAATATGTTATTTTCAAATGTTATAATTTCAGAGGATTACAGAAGAATGATTTTGAGAGCTATTAA
- a CDS encoding S8 family serine peptidase: protein MFNKSKILQAILLCFFISASYAASESSADAGKTLNRNAIVSTIQSQGYAKILVTLDVPGINSLTRSSTGIKTIRPGQSTFGVPDEDIALSAQINATADKVFSQLGGYSAAYNVTHTYSTLPLLAMSVSLDGLIALEADPNVTRISEDRIVKTTLNNTVNIIGADAAWAAGYTGEGWYVAILDTGIRSSHQMFAGKNIVEACFANGQELSDTRGHCPNGLNEMIASGAAVHQPDNFYGYDHGTHVAGIATGNSPILKGVAKDSDIIDIQVFSRFSGQDICLGFDYCVLAFNSDVIKGLEYVYTLRSSYSIAAVNMSLGGEAYSDQTACDTENAEFKMAIDNLRSADIATIIASGNDGFCDAVSAPACVSSAIAVGAVTDNNAEAWFSNWHPGLMDLWAPGVDVNSSTGASDSSYAQWSGTSMAAPHVAGTWAVFKEENPAATVDAVLNTLSSTGAFVTTSDKDPVCSGPMTEERRIQIGDALGIDSLEPSLNSSGGGSGGCFIATAAYGSYLAPEVEVLKKFRDMHLLTNSLGRRFVKVYYTYSPPAADFISRHRSLMFVSRMILTPVVYCVKYPFAFLLALVVLAVMIWNRKTRPVAG from the coding sequence ATGTTTAATAAGAGCAAAATATTACAGGCCATACTGTTATGCTTTTTTATCTCTGCAAGTTACGCGGCCAGCGAGAGCAGCGCGGACGCGGGAAAGACCCTGAACAGGAACGCGATTGTATCAACCATCCAGAGCCAGGGTTATGCAAAGATCCTTGTGACGCTCGATGTTCCCGGTATCAATTCCCTGACAAGATCCTCAACCGGCATCAAGACGATCAGGCCGGGGCAGAGCACTTTCGGTGTTCCTGATGAAGACATCGCACTGTCCGCCCAGATAAACGCCACTGCCGATAAGGTCTTTTCCCAATTGGGCGGTTATTCTGCCGCATACAATGTGACCCATACATATTCAACCCTTCCCCTGCTTGCGATGAGCGTCTCACTGGACGGGCTTATAGCATTGGAGGCTGACCCGAATGTGACAAGGATATCTGAGGATCGTATTGTAAAAACAACGCTTAACAACACGGTCAACATAATAGGAGCAGACGCGGCATGGGCAGCCGGATATACAGGTGAGGGATGGTATGTTGCTATTCTTGATACAGGGATCAGGTCGAGCCATCAGATGTTCGCAGGCAAGAATATTGTAGAGGCATGTTTTGCCAACGGCCAGGAACTCTCTGATACCAGAGGGCACTGCCCTAACGGCCTGAATGAGATGATCGCCTCAGGCGCGGCAGTGCATCAACCAGACAATTTCTACGGCTATGACCACGGCACACATGTAGCAGGCATCGCCACGGGAAATTCCCCCATTCTTAAGGGAGTTGCCAAAGACTCTGACATAATTGATATACAGGTCTTCTCACGCTTTTCCGGGCAGGACATATGCCTGGGATTTGACTACTGTGTCCTGGCTTTTAATTCCGATGTCATCAAAGGGCTCGAATATGTGTACACTCTCAGAAGCAGCTACAGCATAGCTGCCGTAAATATGAGCCTCGGGGGTGAGGCTTACTCTGATCAGACCGCATGTGACACTGAAAATGCTGAATTCAAAATGGCAATAGACAACCTCCGCAGCGCTGATATAGCAACCATCATCGCTTCAGGGAATGACGGCTTCTGCGACGCAGTTTCCGCGCCGGCATGTGTCTCATCCGCCATCGCAGTAGGCGCTGTTACCGATAATAATGCTGAGGCATGGTTCTCAAACTGGCATCCCGGCCTTATGGACCTCTGGGCGCCGGGCGTTGATGTAAATTCCTCAACAGGAGCGTCTGACAGCAGCTACGCCCAATGGAGCGGCACATCAATGGCAGCGCCGCATGTCGCGGGCACATGGGCTGTTTTTAAGGAGGAGAACCCTGCCGCAACAGTGGACGCGGTACTGAATACCCTCTCATCCACAGGCGCATTTGTCACCACCAGCGATAAAGACCCTGTCTGTTCAGGCCCGATGACTGAAGAGAGAAGGATACAGATTGGAGACGCGTTAGGTATAGATTCGCTTGAACCTTCACTGAATTCAAGCGGCGGCGGGAGCGGCGGATGCTTCATAGCAACCGCAGCGTACGGCAGCTACCTCGCGCCTGAAGTTGAGGTGCTGAAGAAGTTCAGGGACATGCACCTGCTGACAAATTCATTAGGAAGAAGATTTGTCAAGGTGTATTACACGTATTCGCCTCCGGCAGCTGATTTCATATCACGCCACAGGTCTTTAATGTTTGTTTCAAGGATGATACTTACGCCTGTTGTTTACTGCGTTAAATATCCTTTTGCGTTCCTTCTGGCGCTGGTTGTTCTGGCTGTTATGATATGGAATAGAAAAACAAGGCCTGTTGCCGGTTAA
- the mnmG gene encoding tRNA uridine-5-carboxymethylaminomethyl(34) synthesis enzyme MnmG, producing MKKTNFDIIVIGGGHAGIEASLASARMGLSVALFTMSAKTIGQMSCNPAIGGLAKSHLVREIDALGGEMAKITDKAGIQFKILNKSKGPAVWATRVQCDRALYRKYALEAVATQERLEIIEETVDKILSEDGKILGIKTPFGEYLAKAVIITTGTFLNGLIHIGLKNYPAGRVGEPPSLGVSESLADMGLKLGRLKTGTPPRLAHKGVDLSVMTIQDGDRPLPRISIFTKEITNPQLPCYMTYTNKETHEIILNNLHDSPLYSGVIKGVGPRYCPSIEDKVVRFKERERHQVFLEPEGLDVDEYYANGISTSLSEDAQTKFVKSIAGLENAKITKFGYAIEYDYVYPTQLLPSLETKLIDGLFLAGQINGTSGYEEAAAQGLMAGINAALKIKGKDPMILSRDEAYIGVLIDDLVTKGTKEPYRMFTSRAEYRLLLRQDNADLRLMEKGHDIGLINKESLDLLHYKKEATKAEIKRLKHTRVKPQEANPVLNSLKSTEIKEDVSLYQLLKRPEVEYSDIEKISPRKDELSPDIINQVEIQTKYIGYIKRQAELAERLKKIEMVKIPEGFVYRGIPGLSNEVVGKLEEIKPLNLGQAGRIPGVTPAAISLLMVAVERDMRRNR from the coding sequence ATGAAAAAAACTAACTTCGACATCATAGTCATCGGCGGAGGACATGCCGGCATTGAGGCGTCGCTTGCTTCAGCAAGGATGGGCCTGAGCGTCGCCCTCTTTACAATGAGCGCAAAGACGATCGGCCAGATGTCATGCAACCCTGCAATAGGCGGATTGGCAAAAAGCCATCTTGTCCGGGAGATAGACGCGTTAGGCGGCGAGATGGCAAAGATAACCGACAAGGCTGGCATACAATTTAAGATACTTAATAAGAGCAAAGGCCCTGCTGTCTGGGCAACAAGAGTTCAGTGCGACCGCGCGCTCTATAGAAAATATGCTTTGGAAGCTGTAGCAACACAAGAAAGGCTTGAGATAATAGAAGAGACGGTTGATAAAATCCTCTCTGAAGACGGAAAGATCCTCGGCATCAAGACCCCTTTCGGCGAATACCTTGCAAAGGCAGTTATCATCACGACCGGCACATTTCTTAACGGCCTCATACATATCGGGCTGAAGAATTATCCTGCAGGCAGAGTTGGAGAGCCGCCTTCATTAGGGGTTTCAGAGAGCCTTGCTGATATGGGATTAAAACTTGGGCGGCTCAAGACAGGCACACCGCCGCGCCTCGCGCATAAAGGCGTTGACCTCTCGGTCATGACAATACAGGACGGCGATAGGCCTCTGCCGCGCATCTCGATATTTACAAAAGAGATAACCAACCCGCAGCTTCCGTGCTATATGACATACACAAATAAAGAGACACATGAGATCATCCTCAACAACCTCCATGACTCGCCTCTATACAGCGGTGTTATAAAAGGGGTCGGCCCGAGATACTGCCCTTCTATTGAAGACAAGGTTGTGCGGTTCAAAGAGAGAGAGAGGCATCAGGTCTTTCTTGAGCCTGAGGGACTGGATGTGGATGAGTATTACGCAAACGGCATATCAACGAGCCTTTCAGAAGATGCTCAGACAAAGTTCGTTAAGAGCATCGCCGGGCTTGAGAACGCAAAGATAACCAAATTCGGATACGCGATCGAATACGATTATGTTTATCCCACACAGCTCCTTCCATCGCTTGAGACAAAGTTGATAGATGGCCTCTTTTTAGCCGGACAGATAAACGGCACATCAGGCTATGAAGAGGCTGCGGCACAGGGACTGATGGCAGGCATAAACGCCGCGCTCAAGATAAAGGGCAAAGACCCGATGATCCTCAGCAGGGATGAGGCGTACATCGGCGTGCTGATAGATGACCTTGTTACAAAAGGGACAAAAGAGCCATACAGGATGTTCACCTCAAGGGCTGAATACCGGCTGCTCTTAAGACAGGACAACGCAGACCTGCGCCTCATGGAAAAGGGGCATGACATCGGGCTTATAAACAAAGAGAGCCTTGACCTGCTTCATTACAAAAAGGAAGCGACAAAGGCTGAGATAAAAAGATTGAAGCACACAAGAGTCAAACCGCAGGAAGCAAATCCGGTTCTGAACAGTCTCAAAAGCACAGAGATAAAAGAGGATGTCAGCCTTTACCAACTTCTCAAGAGGCCGGAGGTGGAGTATTCTGATATCGAAAAAATATCTCCGCGGAAAGATGAGCTCTCTCCTGACATTATCAATCAGGTAGAGATACAGACAAAATACATAGGTTATATAAAACGCCAGGCCGAACTTGCTGAAAGATTAAAGAAGATAGAGATGGTAAAGATACCTGAAGGTTTTGTATATAGAGGAATACCAGGGCTGTCAAACGAAGTAGTCGGCAAGCTCGAAGAGATAAAACCGCTCAACCTCGGACAGGCAGGCAGGATCCCCGGCGTCACACCTGCTGCGATATCGCTTTTGATGGTGGCGGTTGAGAGGGATATGAGGCGAAATAGGTAA
- a CDS encoding flippase-like domain-containing protein — protein MKKVLSFGLKLLVSLTLLYLFFSKVDIQNILAALKQTNLAIFFAGFAVYTSSIFISAKRWSLFLPPFVKYSRLASLYFIGAFFNTFLPGLVGGDAVKAYYLYKERCEVGASLASVFMDRYMGLTALAIIGFIAFIFGHNYLEGTKLFWLVPIFCGTFISASFFFWNINWGKIKFLSTFHKPLMEFKKKSDVIFKGLFLGLIIQSVVITSFYILSLSLGFDLHIIYFFLFIPLITVATAVPLSVAGLGIREAGFLILFTKAGLTEVEALSLSLLIFINMSIVSLLGGLEFFRLSKPKIK, from the coding sequence TTGAAGAAGGTTCTTAGTTTCGGGCTTAAACTCCTTGTCAGCTTAACGCTTCTCTATCTCTTCTTTTCAAAAGTTGATATCCAAAATATCCTCGCTGCACTGAAGCAGACAAACCTTGCTATATTTTTTGCGGGATTTGCGGTATATACAAGCTCAATTTTCATATCAGCAAAGAGATGGTCGCTCTTCCTCCCTCCTTTTGTAAAATACTCCCGGCTTGCGTCACTCTATTTCATCGGCGCTTTCTTTAATACATTTCTGCCCGGCCTTGTAGGAGGAGACGCGGTGAAAGCGTATTATCTTTATAAGGAAAGATGCGAGGTCGGAGCCTCACTTGCATCCGTATTCATGGACAGGTATATGGGGCTTACTGCGCTTGCTATCATCGGCTTCATAGCATTCATCTTCGGGCATAATTATCTGGAAGGGACTAAATTATTCTGGCTTGTCCCCATCTTCTGCGGAACCTTTATATCCGCAAGCTTCTTCTTCTGGAATATCAACTGGGGAAAGATAAAATTCCTCAGCACATTTCACAAGCCGCTTATGGAGTTCAAGAAAAAAAGTGATGTCATCTTCAAAGGGCTTTTTTTAGGATTGATAATTCAATCTGTCGTAATAACTTCCTTCTACATATTATCCCTGTCGCTTGGATTTGACCTGCATATCATATACTTCTTTTTATTCATCCCGCTTATAACCGTTGCCACCGCCGTACCTTTGTCGGTAGCCGGATTGGGTATCAGGGAGGCAGGCTTCCTCATCCTATTCACAAAGGCAGGACTGACAGAGGTTGAGGCGCTCAGCCTTTCGCTCCTTATCTTCATTAATATGAGCATAGTCAGCCTGTTAGGCGGGCTAGAATTCTTCAGGCTCAGTAAGCCGAAAATTAAGTGA
- a CDS encoding porin family protein produces the protein MKKTIFIALSALLLICSQGYAQQAGQSSRDNNIALKIGGHVYPDSDFMDYWKAEASDYNSPAFELSYERMITPNIGIEIPVGFNSSKSTYSDVFSAGDDSKISIDNLYIAPGLKFHIPLNSAFEAYAGGGFDLYHTWVDFDYADTSPAVFNESETANSLGFHGLAGIDWFFDNGDTGTPVSIFAEYRHTWVTVDNADKKVLDAMSSSDSKHDLDVGGSIFFAGMRWHY, from the coding sequence ATGAAAAAGACTATTTTTATTGCATTGTCAGCTTTACTTCTTATCTGCAGCCAGGGTTACGCGCAGCAGGCGGGCCAATCATCCAGGGATAACAACATCGCCTTAAAGATCGGAGGGCATGTTTATCCTGACAGCGACTTTATGGATTACTGGAAAGCTGAAGCCTCTGACTATAACAGCCCTGCGTTCGAGCTTTCATATGAAAGAATGATCACGCCTAATATAGGAATAGAGATCCCCGTGGGCTTCAACAGCTCAAAATCCACATACAGCGACGTTTTCTCTGCCGGAGATGACTCCAAGATCAGCATCGATAACCTTTACATCGCTCCGGGCTTGAAATTCCATATCCCTCTCAACAGCGCTTTCGAGGCTTACGCAGGCGGCGGTTTCGACCTTTACCACACATGGGTAGACTTTGATTACGCAGACACAAGCCCGGCTGTCTTTAATGAGAGTGAGACCGCCAACTCCTTAGGGTTCCACGGCCTTGCCGGTATCGACTGGTTCTTTGACAATGGCGACACAGGCACCCCTGTAAGTATCTTTGCCGAATACAGGCACACCTGGGTTACGGTAGATAACGCTGACAAGAAGGTTCTTGACGCAATGTCCTCTTCCGATTCAAAGCACGACCTTGATGTCGGCGGAAGCATATTCTTTGCCGGTATGAGGTGGCATTACTAA
- a CDS encoding glycosyltransferase family 2 protein has protein sequence MFVSIVVPLYNEEESIPHLYSSLKSAMDAGGKAYELIFIDDGSTDRTMSLIKELAKKDGNVKPLSFRRNFGQTAAFAAGFDYAKGDVIVTIDGDLQNDPKDIPKLLSLIGEYDIVSGWRRNRKDKLISRRLPSVMANRLISWVTGVKLHDYGCSLKAYKADVVKNINLYGEMHRFIPAVASWYGVKIAEVETTHHPRKYGTSKYGIGRTMNVILDLITVKFLQSFSTKPLQAFGPWGLLSCATGVIISLYLTIIKLSGQAIGGRPLLLLGILLIIVGIQLIGMGLLGELLVRVYHESQKKPIYTLRNSEIEEGS, from the coding sequence TTGTTCGTATCAATAGTTGTTCCGCTTTACAACGAAGAAGAGAGCATACCGCATCTTTACTCATCGCTCAAGTCTGCCATGGACGCCGGCGGTAAGGCGTATGAGCTGATATTCATTGATGACGGAAGCACTGACAGGACGATGAGCCTGATAAAAGAGCTCGCCAAAAAAGACGGCAATGTTAAACCGTTAAGCTTTCGCCGCAACTTCGGCCAGACAGCCGCGTTCGCCGCAGGGTTTGACTATGCAAAAGGCGACGTGATAGTCACTATAGACGGCGACCTTCAGAACGACCCGAAAGATATTCCAAAGCTCCTATCCCTCATCGGCGAATATGACATAGTGAGCGGATGGAGGCGCAACAGAAAAGACAAGCTCATATCACGAAGGCTTCCCTCTGTCATGGCAAACCGGCTTATAAGCTGGGTGACTGGCGTTAAGCTCCATGATTACGGATGCAGTCTTAAAGCATATAAGGCGGATGTTGTGAAGAATATAAACCTCTATGGAGAGATGCACAGGTTTATCCCTGCGGTTGCAAGCTGGTACGGTGTGAAGATAGCCGAGGTTGAGACCACGCATCACCCGAGGAAATACGGCACATCCAAATACGGGATAGGAAGGACGATGAATGTCATCCTCGACCTCATCACCGTTAAATTCCTCCAGAGCTTCTCAACAAAACCGCTTCAGGCGTTCGGGCCGTGGGGACTTTTGTCCTGCGCCACAGGCGTGATAATCTCTCTTTACCTCACGATCATAAAGCTGTCAGGACAGGCCATAGGCGGCAGGCCGCTCCTTCTCCTCGGAATACTGCTCATCATTGTCGGGATACAACTGATAGGCATGGGGCTTCTCGGCGAACTGCTCGTAAGGGTCTATCATGAGAGCCAGAAGAAGCCGATATACACACTGAGGAACTCTGAAATTGAAGAAGGTTCTTAG